Sequence from the Curtobacterium sp. MCLR17_007 genome:
GCTCGCCCCGGGACTTCCTACGGGTGCCGATCGGTCTCGACGACTTCGGCGCGCCCGTGCTCCTCGACCTGAAGGAGTCCGCGCAGCTCGGCATGGGTCCACACGGCATCTGCATCGGTGCGACCGGCTCCGGCAAGTCCGAGATGCTCCGGACGCTCGTGCTCGGCCTCGCGCTCTCGCACTCCCCCGAGGACCTCAGCATGGTCCTCGTCGACTACAAGGGCGGGGCCGCGTTCGCCCCGTTCGCCGGACTCCCGCACATCGCCGGCATCATCGACAACCTCGAGGACGACGCCGGGCTCATCGAACGGGCACGCGCCTCGATCGCGGGCGAGGTCGTCCGACGACAGCGGGTGCTGCGCGACGCCGACAACGCGCCGTCGATCACGCACTACCGCGAACTCCGCACGCAGCGTCCGGAACTGCCGCCGCTGCCACACCTGCTCCTCGTGATCGACGAGTTCGGCGAGCTGCTGACCGCGGAGCCCGAGTTCATCGAGCTGCTCATGACGATCGGGCGCATCGGACGGTCCATCGGCGTGCACCTGCTGCTGTCGAGCCAACGCATCGAGGCCGGACGGCTGCGGGGGCTCGACACGTACCTGTCGTACCGGCTGGGCCTCCGGACGTTCTCCGAGGCCGAGAGCTCCACGATCCTCGACCGCCCCGACGCGTTCCACCTGCCCGCGATCCCCGGCTACGGGTACCTCAAGGTCGACACCTCCGTCTACCGGCGGTTCCGTGCGGGGTACGTCTCCGGGCCAGTCGAGGCGACCACCGTCCGGGCCGAGCCGGCGTCGCGACCGGAGCCGGTCCTCCTGCCCGTCTTCAACACCCTCGCCTCCGATGCGGGTGACCACGGACCGGGCGAGACCGAGCTCCGTCGTCCGCAGACCGGACGCGCACTGGTCGACGAAGCCGTCGAGCGCCTGCTCGACGCCGACCGCACCACCCGCCCGATCTGGCTGCCACCGCTGCCGACGCGACTCGCGCTCTCGCGGGTGATCACCGAGCGGGTCGAGGACGTGCCAGCGCTGCGCGTCCCCCTCGGGCTGCTCGACGACCCGTCCGAACAGACGCAGCGCCCCTGGTACCTCGACCTCACGCGAGCCGGCGGGCACGCCGCCGTGATCGGGGCCCCGCAGTCCGGTCGCTCCACGATGCTGCGGTCGATCGCCGCGTCCACGGCCCTGACGGCGACGCCCCAACAGGTCAGCCTGTACGGGCTGGACCTCAGTGGGAGCGGGCTCGCGCGGATCGAGGCCTTCCCCCACGTCGGTGGCGTCGCGACCCGGGCGGACCCGGCACGCATGCAGCGGTTGCTCGAGGAGCTCCAGCTCATGCTGGCCACCCGTGAGCGCGCGTTCCGCGTGCACGGGGTCGACTCCCTCGACGCGCTGCGTGCCCGGCACGCGGCCGGTGCGCTGCCGGAGCTCCCGAGCGCCGAGGTCGTCCTGCTCGTCGACGGGTACGGCGCCGTGCGCGACGAGTACGAGCGGTTCGAGCCCGTCCTCGGCGAACTGCTGCAGCGCGGCTCCGGACTGGGTGTGCACGTCGTCATGACGATGACGCGGTGGAACGAACTGCGCATGGCCGTACAACCGCTCGTGGGGACCCGGGTCGAACTGCGTCTGAACGACCCCGCCGACTCGGTGGTCGACCGTCGGCTGTCACAGACGATCCGTGCCGACCAGCGCGGCCGGGCGATCACCGAGGAGCGGCGCTTCGTCCAGCTCGCACTGCCGGTCATGGACGACGTGGACGACGACGACGTGGCGGACGCCCTCGAGGCCCTGGCACGTCGGGCGGCGGACAGCTGGTCGGGCCCGGGTGCGGCTCCCATCCGCCTGCTGCCGGCCGACTACGAACCGGCGGAGCTCCCCGACCCCTTCGTCGAGCCGGACCGGGTGCCGTTCGGGCTGCGCCAGGACACCATGCAGCCGGCGTTCCTCGAGCTCGGCGACCGCGACCAGCACCTGCTCGTCTTCGGCGACTCCCGGTCGGGCAAGTCGACGCTGCTGCGCGGGGTCGTCGAGGGGCTGGTCGACCGGCACTCGCCCGACGAGCTCGTCGTCGCCGTGATGGACAGCCGTGGTGCCCTCGCCGACGTCTGCCCCGACGACTACCTGGGCGGACAGGCGTCGAGCGCCCTCGAGGCCCGGTCGCTCGCGGCGGCCATCGCCGAGGAACTCGCCAAGCGGCAGGCCTCGTCCGACCGCGGCTCCGGCCCTCGGATCGTCGTGGTCGTGGACGACTTCGACATCCTCGCCAGCGGCGGGACGCAGCCGCTGGAGCCGCTGCTGCCCTACCTGCCGTCGGCCCGCGACCTGCGCCTGCACGTGCTCGTGGCACGACCGGTGGCCGGTCTGCAGCGGGCGCTGTTCGACCTGACCCTGCAGGCGCTCCGCGACACCGGCGGCAGCACCTTCCTGATGTCCGGGGAGCGGAGCGAGGGGCAGATCGCGCCGCAGGTGTACGCCGAGCCGATGACCGCCGGCCGCGGTCGCATGCTGCGGCGCGGCGAACGGTCGTTCATCGCCCAGGTCGCGCACTTCCGGACTGCGGGCACGACCGCGGAGGACGACCGGTGAGCGTCACGCCCGTCCGGATCGTCGTCGCCGGCACGGCCGGCGGTGTCGGCACGACCACGGTCGCCGCGCTGCTGTTCGAGGCGCTCCGCCGCGCGTCCGTCGTGGGTGCCCCGGTGCTGTACGACCACTCGGGCGGCGACCTCGGCCTCAGGCTGCCGAACGGCGACGACGTGTCGGCGGTCGAGGACACCGTCGCCGTCCACGACGTCGGAGCGCACGCGTGGCGCGGTGGCATCGAGGCCCTGGCGTCGCCGGCCGACCTGCTCGTCGTCGTGGCTCCGGCGACGGGCGTCGGGCTCGCCGACGCTGCGCGCGTCCTCGAGGCCGCCACCGGTCGCTCCGGACGGACCGCGTCGACGCGGACGCTCGTCGTCCTCAACACCCCGTTCGGCTCCGACGTCGACCGTCGGGACGTGGACGAGTTCCGGCTCCGGCACGACCACAGCAGCGTGCTGCGCCTGCCCTCCGACCGGGCGCTCGGGATCGGCGGCCGGATCCCGTCGTCCCGCCTGTCCGCCGCCACCCGACGGGCCCTCGCCGAGTTCGACCGGCGCACCGTCGGCATGCTCGCGACGCAACGCCGCGGCTGATCCCCGGGTACCGTCTGAGTCCCGAACGATCAGGAGGACCTCCCGTGGACTCTCGTGCCGTCCGCACGTTCCGGGTGTTCGTCGTGGTGACCGCCGTCGTGGCGATCGTCCTCGGCGTCGTCGCCGTGGTGCTGCCCGACCCCTCGCTGGTCGTCGTCGCGCTGCTGTTCGGCGTCTACCTCGTCGTCGCCGGGGTGCTGCGGGTGTACGCGGCGGTGCGCGGACACGGCACGCCTCCCGTCTGGC
This genomic interval carries:
- the eccCa gene encoding type VII secretion protein EccCa, whose translation is MSRPLRDEPTEPLAPPPALPEGPVGGIPIQTLLPVVGSLSSIVMIVVLRNANPVFMVIGAVVLVVALVGGVGMAVSQRGNQARTRRSQRERYLDFLERTRTEMRARARDVRAKASVLNPEPDALIEVVRDPARLWERRRGHDDFLVVRGGVGDVRWFDLTLPDDENPVQPFDPIMLDEARTVVQHYATVAGMPVTVDLDRAGHVAVIGDRDRVLEVARGMIAQLATLHSPEDLHLALVHPGARADDWRGFDLLPHAVDDELLDGDVPARRIAPDVQSLLGVIGGELADRAQFAATAKRSSGTSDQAENARLVVFVDDHGHIASDLPVPDADLGLAELQVTTVHLLSDRLHEPSDVTVRIVVEDDDATVTDARREADGEVVETRFRTDRVPATTFETLARELAPLRLSLTAQDAAESVDGIGVTELLGITDMADVSPEQVWLPRSPRDFLRVPIGLDDFGAPVLLDLKESAQLGMGPHGICIGATGSGKSEMLRTLVLGLALSHSPEDLSMVLVDYKGGAAFAPFAGLPHIAGIIDNLEDDAGLIERARASIAGEVVRRQRVLRDADNAPSITHYRELRTQRPELPPLPHLLLVIDEFGELLTAEPEFIELLMTIGRIGRSIGVHLLLSSQRIEAGRLRGLDTYLSYRLGLRTFSEAESSTILDRPDAFHLPAIPGYGYLKVDTSVYRRFRAGYVSGPVEATTVRAEPASRPEPVLLPVFNTLASDAGDHGPGETELRRPQTGRALVDEAVERLLDADRTTRPIWLPPLPTRLALSRVITERVEDVPALRVPLGLLDDPSEQTQRPWYLDLTRAGGHAAVIGAPQSGRSTMLRSIAASTALTATPQQVSLYGLDLSGSGLARIEAFPHVGGVATRADPARMQRLLEELQLMLATRERAFRVHGVDSLDALRARHAAGALPELPSAEVVLLVDGYGAVRDEYERFEPVLGELLQRGSGLGVHVVMTMTRWNELRMAVQPLVGTRVELRLNDPADSVVDRRLSQTIRADQRGRAITEERRFVQLALPVMDDVDDDDVADALEALARRAADSWSGPGAAPIRLLPADYEPAELPDPFVEPDRVPFGLRQDTMQPAFLELGDRDQHLLVFGDSRSGKSTLLRGVVEGLVDRHSPDELVVAVMDSRGALADVCPDDYLGGQASSALEARSLAAAIAEELAKRQASSDRGSGPRIVVVVDDFDILASGGTQPLEPLLPYLPSARDLRLHVLVARPVAGLQRALFDLTLQALRDTGGSTFLMSGERSEGQIAPQVYAEPMTAGRGRMLRRGERSFIAQVAHFRTAGTTAEDDR